One window of Deltaproteobacteria bacterium genomic DNA carries:
- a CDS encoding lipase chaperone — MDRDGRAHQLGRRLRRRARRGIALYQRSERRARRTLQRPPGPGAPRRLLLQPPRRGEPDHRARLALRGQSAGGLPDARQPAEERRPLTPVRRALPYLLLAAALAGVLASRGRRVPRRYSVEHEVAPVAALAPPGRPVEAERSDALGRQGGATARRSLPPSLAGTVADGELAVDESGRLVVTRETRRFFDYFLAGGGEEGVGRARARLVAEVRKRLPVSAVPEAIGLLDRYLAYRRRARLAEQALDVGARVSLLHALREQTLGAEAARVFFADEEAADEAAIERARISADPSLDAAERGRRAARLEERLPEPVREARAQALAPLRLMQDEERLRASGASPAEIRALRERSFGAEAADRLEDLDRQRAAWQRRLDDYREARDAIARSDSLDAGARDRAIETLRAERFTPEERLRVVALDRIRETER; from the coding sequence GTGGACCGGGACGGGCGTGCTCACCAACTCGGCCGACGTCTTCGACGACGCGCTCGGCGTGGCATCGCTCTTTACCAGCGAAGCGAACGACGGGCTCGTCGGACACTGCAGCGCCCACCTGGGCCAGGTGCTCCGCGACGATTACTTCTACAACCACCTCGACGAGGTGAACCAGATCACCGCGCTCGTCTCGCCCTTCGAGGCCAATCCGCTGGTGGTCTTCCGGACGCACGCCAACCGGCTGAAGAACGCCGGCCTCTGACGCCCGTGCGGCGGGCGCTGCCCTACCTGCTGCTCGCCGCCGCGCTTGCCGGCGTGCTGGCGTCGCGCGGGCGTCGCGTGCCGAGGCGTTATTCGGTGGAGCACGAGGTGGCGCCGGTCGCCGCGCTGGCACCCCCGGGCCGGCCGGTCGAGGCGGAACGGAGCGACGCGCTCGGCCGGCAGGGCGGCGCAACGGCGCGGCGCAGCCTGCCGCCCTCGCTGGCCGGAACCGTAGCGGACGGCGAGCTCGCGGTCGACGAGAGCGGCCGGCTCGTCGTGACGCGCGAGACGCGCCGCTTCTTCGACTATTTTCTCGCCGGCGGCGGTGAGGAAGGCGTCGGGCGGGCGAGAGCCCGCCTCGTCGCAGAGGTCCGGAAGAGGCTGCCGGTGAGTGCCGTCCCGGAGGCAATCGGCCTCCTCGACCGCTACCTGGCCTATCGCCGGCGCGCGCGGCTCGCCGAGCAGGCGCTGGACGTCGGCGCCCGAGTGAGCCTCCTGCACGCCCTGCGGGAGCAGACGCTCGGCGCCGAAGCGGCGCGTGTCTTCTTCGCCGACGAGGAAGCGGCGGACGAAGCGGCGATCGAACGGGCGCGGATCTCCGCCGACCCGTCGCTCGACGCTGCCGAACGCGGGCGCCGCGCGGCTCGCCTGGAGGAGCGGCTGCCGGAGCCCGTGCGCGAGGCCCGCGCGCAGGCCCTGGCCCCCCTCCGCCTGATGCAGGACGAGGAGCGTTTGCGGGCGAGCGGCGCCTCGCCCGCCGAGATCCGGGCCTTGCGAGAGCGTTCCTTCGGCGCGGAAGCGGCCGACCGCCTCGAGGACCTCGACCGCCAGCGGGCCGCCTGGCAGCGGCGTCTCGACGATTACCGCGAGGCGCGTGACGCCATCGCGCGGAGCGATTCGCTCGATGCCGGCGCACGCGATCGGGCGATCGAGACGCTGCGCGCCGAACGCTTCACGCCCGAGGAGCGGCTCCGCGTCGTCGCGCTCGACCGCATCCGGGAGACCGAGCGCTAG
- a CDS encoding pyridoxamine 5'-phosphate oxidase: MSRTEREAFLAGTHVAVVSIADGGRGPLTVPVWYRYEPGGAVCFVTARTSRKLALIKKAGRLSLCVQTETAPYEYVTVEGPATIGEPDYERDIRGVALRYLGERVGEMYLAMTAEQRAAEGEVLVSVRPERWLTADFHKMTR, encoded by the coding sequence ATGAGCCGAACCGAGCGCGAGGCATTCCTCGCCGGGACGCACGTTGCGGTCGTCAGCATCGCCGACGGCGGGCGCGGGCCGCTCACCGTGCCGGTCTGGTATCGGTACGAACCCGGCGGCGCGGTGTGCTTCGTCACGGCGCGCACGTCGCGGAAGCTCGCGCTGATCAAGAAGGCGGGACGGTTGAGCCTCTGCGTGCAGACCGAGACGGCGCCCTACGAGTACGTCACCGTCGAGGGGCCGGCGACAATCGGAGAGCCCGACTACGAGCGTGACATTCGCGGCGTGGCCCTTCGCTACCTGGGCGAGCGCGTGGGCGAGATGTATCTCGCCATGACCGCCGAGCAGCGCGCCGCCGAGGGCGAGGTGCTGGTCTCGGTCCGGCCCGAGCGCTGGCTGACCGCCGACTTCCACAAGATGACGAGGTAG